AGCCAACCTTGGGCAGGCGGCGTGCCAGAGGCATCTGGCCGCCCTCGAAACCAGCGTGCTTCACGCCGGAACGGGCCTTCTGGCCCTTGCTGCCGAAGCCGGCAGTCTTGCCATTGCCGGAGCCAATGCCGCGGCCCTTGCGGGTCACAGCCTTGTTTGCGCCGGGAATCGCGTGCAATTCATGAAGTTTCATTATGCGTATACCCCCTGCTATTAGGCTTCGGTGACGCTGAGCATAAAGCCGATCTTTGCGATCTTGCCCTGCGTAGCGGCATTGTCAGGCTGAACGGTAACGTCGCCCGGCTTCTTCAGGCCCAGAGCCTCAGCGGTAGCGATCTGCTTAGCGCCGCGGCCAATCAGGCTCTTCTTCAGCTCGATCTTGAGCATCTTATCTGCCATGGTTTGTTACCTCCTTAACCCAGAATTTCTTTCACGGTCTTGCCGCGCTTCTCAGCGACAGACTCAGCGCTGACCAGGCCGCACAGACCTGCGAAGGTAGCAGAAACAACGTTGATGGGGTTGTTGGAACGCATAGACTTCGCACGGATGTCCTTGATGCCAGCAGCCTCAATGACGGCACGCACAGGGCCGCCGGCGATCATACCGGTACCAGGTGCAGCCGGCTTGAGCAGAACGGCGCCTGCGCCGTACTTGCCGACGATCTCGTGGGGGATGGTGGTGCCCTTCAGGGCAACCTTGTGCATGTTCTTCTTAGCAGCAGCTTCGCCCTTGCGGATTGCCTCAGGCACTTCGCCGGACTTGCCGATGCCGTAACCGATGGTGCCCTTGCCGTCGCCCACGACAACCAGAGCGGCAAACTTCATGATGCGGCCGCCCTTGACAGTCTTGGAAACGCGGTTGATGGAGACAACCTTGGTGATCATGCCGTCGTCTTCACGGTTTCTCATAGCCATAATGTGTTTCCTCCTCTCATTACAGCTTCAGGCCGCCCTCACGGGCGCCATCAGCCAGGGCCTTAACACGGCCATGATAAACGTAGCCACCACGGTCGAACACGACCTCGGTGATGCCCTTTTCCAGAGCCTTTGCTGCGATCTTCTTGCCGATCTCAGCAGCGGCCTCGACGTTGCCGCCGTTGCCGTTGAAGTCCTTGTCCATAGTAGAAGCCGACACCAGAGTCACGCCCTGCTCATCATCGATGATCTGAGCGTAAATGTGCTTGGCGGAGCGGAAAACATCCAGGCGAGGACGTGCTGCGGTGCCGCTGATCTTGTTACGAACGCGGCGATGACGACGAAGACGAGCTTCGTTCTTGTCGATCTGCTTAACCATTGTCTTTCACTCCTTACCTTATTTCTTGCCCTTGCCGGCCTTGCCTTCTTTGTGCTTGACAACCTCGCCCTCGTAGCGGATGCCCTTGCCCTTGTAAGGCTCGGGCGGCTTCTTGGCGCGGATCTCGGCAGCATACTGGCCGACCTTCTGCTTGTCAATACCGGTAACGGTGAAGTGGTTGGGATCCTGCCACACGATGGTGCAGTCCTCAGTATCAGGAATGTTCACCTGATGAGAGAAGCCCAGGTTCATGACCAGGTTGGAGCCCTGCTTCTGGCAGCGCAGACCAACGCCCACGATCTCCAGCTTCTTCTCGTAGCCGTTCACAACACCGTTCACCATGTTGGCGATGTTGGTACGGGTCAGGCCGTGCAGGCTGCGGGCCTGGGGTTCGTCATTGGGGCGGGTAACCAGAACTTCATTGCCCTCGACCTTGACGGTCATCAGGGGATGATAGTTGGAATTCAGGCTGCCCTTGGGGCCCTTGACGGCGACGTGATGTGCTGCCTCATCGACAGTGACAGTAACGCCGGCAGGAATGACGATGGGTTTTCTTCCAATTCTCGACATTGTCTTTTACCCCTTTCTTACCACACGTAGGCCAGGACTTCGCCGCCGACGTGTGCAGCACGTGCAGCCTTATCAGTCATGATGCCCTTAGAGGTGGAAATGATTGCGGTGCCCAGGCCCTTCATGACCTTGGGCATATCCTCGCAGTTGGTGTAGATGCGCAGGCCGGGCTTGGACACGCGGCGCAGACCAGCGATAACGGGCTCGCCGTTAGCCTGATACTTCAGGGTGACAACGATGGTGCCCTGAACGGTGTCGTTCTTGACCTGCATGCCCTTGATGTAGCCCTCGTCAACCAGAATCTGGCAGATAGCCTTCTTCATGTTGGAAGCGGGGATCTCCACAGAAGGGTGTTTGGCAGTGCTAGCGTTGCGGATGCGAGTCAGCAGGTCCGCGATAGGATCAGTAATCTGCATTTGCCACTAACCTCCTTAGATTAGCTCTCGTTTGTTTTATAATGATACCGCCCCGAAACATCGTTGCCCCGGGGCGGATATCCGACAAATTATCCGGCCCTCTGGCTTGATTACCAGGAAGCCTTCTTCACGCCCGGGATCTCGCCCTTGTAGGCCAGCTCACGGAAGCACACACGGCACACACCGTACTTGCGCAGCACGGAGTGGGGACGGCCGCAGATGCGGCAGCGGGTGTATGCACGGGTAGAGAACTTAGCAGGACGAGACTGCTTCAGCTTCATAGACAGTTTAGCCATTGTAGAAATCTCCTCCCTTAGTTGTTCTCTGCGAACGGAGCGCCCAGAGCCTTCAGCAGCTCCTTGCCCTCTTCGTCAGTCTTGGCAGTGGTGACAAAGCAGACATCCATGCCGCGGACTGCATCGACCTTCTCGAAGTCGATCTCGGGGAAGATGATCTGCTCCTTGATGCCGCATGCAAAGTTGCCGCGGCCGTCAAAACCGTTGCCGTTGATGCCGCGGAAGTCGCGGACACGGGGCAGTGCGATGTTGAAGAAGCGATCGACGAACTCATACATACGCTCACCGCGCAGGGTGACCTTGCAGCCGATGGGAGTGCCCTGGCGCAGCTTGAAGTTAGCAACGCTCTTCTTGGCACGGCACACAACTGCCTTCTGGCCAGTGATCTGGCCCAGATCCTTCATGACAGCTTCCAGGATCTTCTCGTTGTCCTTGGCTTCGCCGCAGGCAACGTTGATGACGACCTTGTCCAGCTTGGGGATCTGCATAACGCTCTTGTAACCGAACTTGGAGTTCAGAGCAGGAGCAATTTCATTGACATACTGTTCTTTCAAACGAGCCATTGTTCCTTACTCCTTTCTTACAGCTCAGCGCCGCACTTCTTGCAGACGCGAACCATCTTGCCGTCCTTCTCGACGTGGCCCACACGCACGGCCTTGCCGCACTTGGGGCAGATGGGCATGACCTTGGATGCGTACATAGCACCCTCAGCCTTGACGATGCCGCCCTGCTCGCCCTGACGACGAGGCTTGACGTGCTTGGTAACCATGTTCTGGCCCTCAACGATGACCTTGTTCTCAGAGGGGCTGACCTGCAGGACCTTACCAGTGTGGCCCTTGTCCTTGCCGCTGATGATCATAACGTTGTCGCCGGTTTTAACATGAAGATTATTCATTTTTAAAACCTCCTTACAGCGATTCCGGAGCCAGGCTCAGGATCTTGGTGTAGCCGGCATCACGCAGCTCGCGAGCAACGGGTCCAAAGATACGGGTACCCTTGGGGCTCTTGTCGGCCATAACGATAACGGCGGCGTTCTCATCGAAACGGATGTAGGAGCCGTCGTCGCGGCGGACGCCATGCTTGCTGCGCACGATGACAGCCTTGACGACGTCGCCCTTCTTAACGGAGCCGCCGGGGGCTGCCTTCTTGACAGAGCAGACCACGACGTCACCAATGTTTGCGTATCTCTTGCGGGTGCCGCCCAGCACGCGGAAGCACATCAGCTCCTTGGCACCGGTGTTGTCGGCAACTTTGAGATAAGTTTGCATCTGAACCATATCAGATATCTCCTTTCAAACTGTTCAAAGCAGCGGGCAAATTACTTTGCCTTCTCAACGATACGGACCAGGCGCCAGCGCACATCCTTGGACAGGGGGCGGCACTCCATGATCTCAACACGGTCACCGATGCCGCACTCGTTCTGCTCATCACGAGCCTTGAACTTGGCGGTACGCTTCAGGATCTTCTTGTACAGGGGGTGCTGCACGCTATCCTTAACGGCAACCACGATGGTCTTATCCATCTTGTCGGACACGACGACGCCGACGCGGGTCTTTCTCAGATTACGTTCTTCCATCGTTTAACCTCCTTACTGCTTCTCAGCCAGAACGGTCATCACGCGGGCGATGTCCTTCTTGACTGCTTCGATGCGGCCGGGGTTCTCCAGCTGGTTGATGGCATGCTGGAAGCGCAGGTTAAACAGCTCGGCCTTCAGGTCTGCCAGCTTGCTGGTCAGCTCTGCGGTCTGCATTTCGCGGAGTTCATTAGCCTTCATTGGTGCCATCCTCCTTCACGGAGTCCTCACGGACAACAAATTTGCACTTGATGGGCAGCTTGTGCATAGCCAGGCGCAGTGCCTCACGAGCAGTTGCCTCATCGACATCTGCCAGCTCGAACAGAACGCGGCCGGGCTTCACAACAGCGACCCAGTATTCGGGAGAGCCTTTACCGGAACCCATGCGGGTCTCAGCGGGCTTTTCAGTCACGGGCTTATCGGGGAAGATCTTGATCCACACCTTGCCGCCACGCTTGATGTAACGAGTCATGGCAACACGAGCAGCCTCGATCTGGGTGGAAGAGATCCATGCCGGCTCCAGAGCAACAAGGCCGTACTGGCCCTGGCACACCACGTTGCCGCGGGTAGCCTTGCCGGTCATGCGGCCGCGCTGGACGCGGCGGTACTTAACACGCTTAGGCAGTAACATTACTTGTTGCCTCCTTCCTTCTTCTGAGCGGTCTTAGCGCTCTTCAGGACTTCGCCCTTGTAGACCCACACCTTGACGCCGATACGGCCGTAGGTGGTAGCAGCCTCTGCAAAGCCGTAGTCAATGTCAGCACGCAGGGTCTGCAGGGGGATAGTGCCCTCGTGATAGCTCTCGGTACGAGCGATATCAGCGCCGCCCAGACGGCCGGAACACATTGCCTTGATGCCCTTTGCGGGAACGGTTGCGCGATCGCGGGGGCTCATGGCATTGCGCATGCACTGCTTCATGGCACGACGGAAGGTCACGCGGTTCTCCAGCTGACGAGCGATATCCTCAGCAACCAGCTGAGCGTTGGTAGCAGCGCTCTTGACCTCGATGACATTGACGATGACAGTCTTGCCATACTCCTTGGTCAGCTTGTTCTGCAGAGCAACGCGCTCTTCGCCGCCCTTGCCGATGACCATGCCGGGCTTAGCGCAGTAGATGTTGACAGTTACGCGAGGAGCGGAAGTGGACGGGTCCACAGTACGCTCGATCTCGATCTTGGGCACACCAGC
Above is a genomic segment from Faecalibacterium taiwanense containing:
- the rpmD gene encoding 50S ribosomal protein L30, with the protein product MADKMLKIELKKSLIGRGAKQIATAEALGLKKPGDVTVQPDNAATQGKIAKIGFMLSVTEA
- a CDS encoding type Z 30S ribosomal protein S14: MAKLSMKLKQSRPAKFSTRAYTRCRICGRPHSVLRKYGVCRVCFRELAYKGEIPGVKKASW
- the rpmC gene encoding 50S ribosomal protein L29, with product MKANELREMQTAELTSKLADLKAELFNLRFQHAINQLENPGRIEAVKKDIARVMTVLAEKQ
- the rplE gene encoding 50S ribosomal protein L5 encodes the protein MARLKEQYVNEIAPALNSKFGYKSVMQIPKLDKVVINVACGEAKDNEKILEAVMKDLGQITGQKAVVCRAKKSVANFKLRQGTPIGCKVTLRGERMYEFVDRFFNIALPRVRDFRGINGNGFDGRGNFACGIKEQIIFPEIDFEKVDAVRGMDVCFVTTAKTDEEGKELLKALGAPFAENN
- the rplP gene encoding 50S ribosomal protein L16; the encoded protein is MLLPKRVKYRRVQRGRMTGKATRGNVVCQGQYGLVALEPAWISSTQIEAARVAMTRYIKRGGKVWIKIFPDKPVTEKPAETRMGSGKGSPEYWVAVVKPGRVLFELADVDEATAREALRLAMHKLPIKCKFVVREDSVKEDGTNEG
- the rpsH gene encoding 30S ribosomal protein S8; the encoded protein is MQITDPIADLLTRIRNASTAKHPSVEIPASNMKKAICQILVDEGYIKGMQVKNDTVQGTIVVTLKYQANGEPVIAGLRRVSKPGLRIYTNCEDMPKVMKGLGTAIISTSKGIMTDKAARAAHVGGEVLAYVW
- the rpsQ gene encoding 30S ribosomal protein S17, with protein sequence MEERNLRKTRVGVVVSDKMDKTIVVAVKDSVQHPLYKKILKRTAKFKARDEQNECGIGDRVEIMECRPLSKDVRWRLVRIVEKAK
- the rpsC gene encoding 30S ribosomal protein S3 codes for the protein MGQKVNPHGIRVGVIKDWDSRWFASKKDFSDNLVEDHKIRTELKAQLKDAGVPKIEIERTVDPSTSAPRVTVNIYCAKPGMVIGKGGEERVALQNKLTKEYGKTVIVNVIEVKSAATNAQLVAEDIARQLENRVTFRRAMKQCMRNAMSPRDRATVPAKGIKAMCSGRLGGADIARTESYHEGTIPLQTLRADIDYGFAEAATTYGRIGVKVWVYKGEVLKSAKTAQKKEGGNK
- the rplF gene encoding 50S ribosomal protein L6 yields the protein MSRIGRKPIVIPAGVTVTVDEAAHHVAVKGPKGSLNSNYHPLMTVKVEGNEVLVTRPNDEPQARSLHGLTRTNIANMVNGVVNGYEKKLEIVGVGLRCQKQGSNLVMNLGFSHQVNIPDTEDCTIVWQDPNHFTVTGIDKQKVGQYAAEIRAKKPPEPYKGKGIRYEGEVVKHKEGKAGKGKK
- the rplX gene encoding 50S ribosomal protein L24; translated protein: MNNLHVKTGDNVMIISGKDKGHTGKVLQVSPSENKVIVEGQNMVTKHVKPRRQGEQGGIVKAEGAMYASKVMPICPKCGKAVRVGHVEKDGKMVRVCKKCGAEL
- the rplN gene encoding 50S ribosomal protein L14 gives rise to the protein MVQMQTYLKVADNTGAKELMCFRVLGGTRKRYANIGDVVVCSVKKAAPGGSVKKGDVVKAVIVRSKHGVRRDDGSYIRFDENAAVIVMADKSPKGTRIFGPVARELRDAGYTKILSLAPESL
- the rplR gene encoding 50S ribosomal protein L18 is translated as MVKQIDKNEARLRRHRRVRNKISGTAARPRLDVFRSAKHIYAQIIDDEQGVTLVSASTMDKDFNGNGGNVEAAAEIGKKIAAKALEKGITEVVFDRGGYVYHGRVKALADGAREGGLKL
- the rpsE gene encoding 30S ribosomal protein S5, which gives rise to MAMRNREDDGMITKVVSINRVSKTVKGGRIMKFAALVVVGDGKGTIGYGIGKSGEVPEAIRKGEAAAKKNMHKVALKGTTIPHEIVGKYGAGAVLLKPAAPGTGMIAGGPVRAVIEAAGIKDIRAKSMRSNNPINVVSATFAGLCGLVSAESVAEKRGKTVKEILG